In one window of Helianthus annuus cultivar XRQ/B chromosome 17, HanXRQr2.0-SUNRISE, whole genome shotgun sequence DNA:
- the LOC110924748 gene encoding uncharacterized protein LOC110924748, whose product MEVHQAVKDNNLSFCAILESHVDIGNLGKVCRAVFKNWDWTSNGSQCSKGARIIVGWNPAILDVMVLNQTDQVMHVQIVFKTDKKVLFCSVVYAANVHTHRRELWNQLSIHKGLVNSNPWVIMGDFNKALNLEDKSMGASSFTAGMRDFQECVADIEVFDINRTGLHFTWSQKPKKGIGLLKKIDRILGNTPFVDEFPDSVAMFKPYRISDHCPCILKLQVANKTKPRAFKFANFLIHKPGFLDIVNRVWESRINGVHQFCVVKKLRMLKSPLRALLFRQGNLHKKVTELRGQLDGIQRDMDRDPMNEELRVEEAKVLRLFQEACLDEERFLKQKSKVDWLMAGDANTAFFHMSLKCRNHISRIDVISDSRGTMFEGVNVPKAFVNHYENFLGCKGGVSLCPAPDLFTKTLSHGVATNMVRRVTTEEIKKAMFDIGNDKAPGPDGYTAAFFKSAWHIVGSEVSDAILDFF is encoded by the coding sequence ATGGAGGTTCACCAGGCAGTGAAGGATAATAATCTGAGCTTTTGTGCTATTCTGGAGTCTCATGTGGATATTGGTAACTTGGGTAAAGTGTGTAGGGCTGTTTTTAAGAATTGGGATTGGACTTCTAATGGGAGTCAGTGTTCTAAGGGTGCTCGTATCATAGTTGGTTGGAATCCGGCGATTTTAGATGTTATGGTTTTAAATCAGACGGACCAAGTGATGCATGTTCAAATAGTTTTTAAAACTGATAAGAAAGTTTTATTTTGCTCGGTGGTTTATGCTGCGAATGTTCACACTCATCGGAGGGAGTTATGGAATCAACTTTCTATTCATAAGGGGCTTGTTAATAGTAACCCTTGGGTGATCATGGGGGATTTTAACAAAGCTCTCAACCTTGAGGATAAATCCATGGGTGCCTCGTCTTTTACAGCTGGTATGCGTGATTTTCAAGAATGCGTGGCTGATATTGAAGTTTTTGACATAAACAGAACGGGGCTACACTTTACTTGGAGCCAAAAGCCCAAAAAGGGTATCGGTCTCCTTAAGAAAATTGACAGGATCTTGGGTAATACCCCTTTTGTCGATGAGTTCCCTGATTCGGTTGCCATGTTTAAACCCTATCGTATTTCGGACCACTGTCCTTGTATTCTAAAGTTGCAGGTAGCGAATAAAACTAAGCCTAGAGCTTTTAAATTCGCTAATTTTCTGATTCACAAACCCGGGTTTCTTGACATAGTGAACCGGGTTTGGGAGTCCCGTATTAATGGAGTCCATCAATTTTGTGTTGTTAAGAAGCTTCGGATGCTAAAGTCCCCTTTACGGGCCCTTCTATTCAGGCAAGGTAACTTACACAAAAAGGTTACTGAACTTCGTGGTCAACTAGATGGTATTCAACGTGATATGGATCGGGATCCGATGAATGAGGAGCTTAGAGTGGAGGAAGCAAAAGTTTTGCGTCTTTTCCAGGAGGCTTGTCTTGATGAAGAACGGTTCCTAAAGCAGAAATCTAAGGTTGACTGGTTGATGGCGGGTGATGCCAACACTGCGTTCTTTCATATGTCTTTAAAGTGTAGGAATCATATAAGTCGAATAGATGTCATAAGCGATTCTAGAGGTACAATGTTTGAGGGTGTTAATGTTCCTAAAGCTTTTGTGAATCATTATGAGAATTTCCTTGGCTGTAAAGGAGGGGTGTCTCTTTGTCCGGCTCCTGATCTTTTTACTAAGACTTTGAGCCATGGGGTTGCTACTAATATGGTCCGGCGAGTTACCACGGAGGAAATCAAAAAGGCCATGTTTGATATTGGGAATGATAAAGCTCCGGGTCCTGACGGGTATACGGCTGCATTTTTTAAGAGCGCTTGGCATATAGTAGGGAGTGAAGTCTCAGATGCTATTCTGGATTTTTTTTAA
- the LOC110920642 gene encoding chaperone protein dnaJ C76, chloroplastic, translated as MAHLLSPVAIQFQKGWSSGSNRCHRMLATSMRWNARGRPRRSVRLKVATDPSPFSSDALADDYYAVLGLLPDATPEQIKKAYYNCMKSCHPDLSGDDPETTNFCMFINEVYEVLSDPAQRMVYDEIHGYALSAINPFLDDTYPKDHVFVDEFSCIGCKNCANVCSDVFMIEEDYGRARACNQQGSPDLVQQAIDSCPVDCIHWTSAAQLSLLEDEMRRVERVNVALMLAGMGSSADVFRMASTRWEKRQNKILEQARIRMMKSNDKAEPYWTNLWGNAKNQPSTEEEVRERASRAAAAARRWREYSRRGVDKPATYKLPDNLSTTEK; from the exons ATGGCTCATTTGCTGTCGCCGGTTGCCATTCAGTTTCAAAAGGGATGGAGTTCAGGAAGCAACAGATGCCACCGGATGTTGGCTACCAGTATGAGGTGGAACGCTCGGGGGAGGCCAAGACGATCTGTAAGACTCAAAGTGGCCACTGATCCGTCTCCCTTCTCGTCAGATGCTCTTGCCGATGATTACTATGCTGTTCTGGGACTG CTTCCAGATGCAACTCCAGAGCAAATCAAGAAAGCCTATTATAATTGCATGAAATCTTGTCACCCTGACTTGAGTGGCGATGATCCAGAGACTACAAACTTTTGCATGTTCATTAACGAGGTTTATGAg GTTCTGAGCGATCCAGCTCAGCGAATGGTTTATGATGAAATTCATGGATATGCTTTGAGTGCAATAAATCCTTTTCTTGATGACACCTATCCCAAGGATCATGTCTTTGTTGATGAGTTTAGCTGTATAG GGTGCAAAAACTGTGCAAACGTATGCTCAGACGTGTTTATGATAGAAGAAGACTATGGTAGAGCCAGAGCGTGTAACCAACAGGGAAGCCCGGACTTGGTTCAACAAGCCATTGATAGTTG TCCTGTTGATTGCATCCATTGGACTTCTGCTGCACAACTATCCTTGCTTGAAGATGAAATGCGGAGGGTTGAAAGAGTGAAT GTTGCCTTGATGCTTGCAGGAATGGGTTCATCCGCAGATGTTTTTAGAATG GCAAGCACTCGATGGGAAAAGAGACAAAATAAGATTTTG GAGCAAGCTAGAATAAGAATGATGAAATCTAATGACAAAGCTGAACCTTACTGGACCAACCTTTGGGGAAATGCTAAAAACCAGCCGAGTACAG AGGAGGAAGTGAGAGAGAGAGCAAGCAGAGCGGCTGCAGCTGCACGGAGATGGAGAGAGTACTCAAGACGAGGTGTCGACAAACCTGCCACCTACAAACTTCCTGACAATTTATCCACTACTGAAAaataa